A window from Raphanus sativus cultivar WK10039 unplaced genomic scaffold, ASM80110v3 Scaffold1005, whole genome shotgun sequence encodes these proteins:
- the LOC130494319 gene encoding ATP-dependent helicase rhp16-like yields MDWIAKFDIEQQANKTTIKGFRALSILNRIMLDDFQTSTKIEALREEIRLMVEREGSAKAIAFSQFTSFLDLINYTLGKCRFG; encoded by the exons ATGGATTGGATTGCTAAATTTGACATTGAGCAGCAAGCAAACAAGACAACAATTAAAGGATTTAGAGCCTTAAGCATTTTGAATCGGATCATGCTCGATGATTTTCAGACAAGTACAAAGATTGAGGCTTTG AGGGAAGAAATAAGGCTCATGGTCGAAAGAGAGGGGTCTGCAAAAGCAATAGCTTTCAGCCAGTTCACATCATTTTTGGATCTGATAAACTACACCCTCGGGAAG TGTAGGTTTGGTTGA